From Woronichinia naegeliana WA131, the proteins below share one genomic window:
- the ctaD gene encoding cytochrome c oxidase subunit I yields MTNISVDSLDFAKPPDSNPPENWRRFFGFSTDHKVIGIQYIVTSFFFFLVGGVLAMIIRGELLTPEADLVDRAVYNAMFTMHGTIMLFLWTFPVLLGLSNYLVPLMIGARDMAFPRLNAVAFWMVPLFGIILMASFFIPGGPSQSGWWAYPPVSLQNPTGNLINGQFLWLLAVAISGVASIMGAVNFVTTIARMRAPGMTWFRMPAFVWTVLAAQIIQLFGLPALTAGAVMLLSDLTFGTSFFDPAKGGDPVLFQHFFWFYSHPAVYVIILPIFGIFSELFPVYARKPLFGYKVVAVSSLIITGLSAIVWVHHMFASGTPSWMRMLFMATTMLISVPTGIKVFAWVATVWGGKIRLTTAMLFALGGLTMFVFAGITGIMLASVPVDIHVNNTYFVVGHFHYVIYGAAVMGIYAALYHWFPKMTGRMYSEGLGKLHFALTFLGTNLCFFPMHPLGLQGMPRRVASYDPEFAFWNVLASLGGFLLGVSTIPFILNMVSSWVQGEKAPKNPWRAIGLEWLVSSPPSQENFEELPIVISEPYGYGKDEPLVSNPDKLEVVHATP; encoded by the coding sequence ATGACCAATATTTCTGTTGATTCCCTTGATTTTGCCAAACCGCCTGATTCTAACCCACCCGAAAACTGGCGACGTTTTTTCGGTTTCAGTACCGATCATAAAGTGATTGGCATTCAATATATTGTTACTTCCTTCTTTTTCTTTTTAGTTGGCGGTGTATTGGCCATGATTATCAGGGGAGAATTATTGACCCCTGAAGCGGATCTAGTTGATCGCGCTGTGTATAACGCCATGTTCACCATGCACGGCACAATTATGCTGTTTTTGTGGACATTTCCCGTTCTTTTAGGGTTATCCAATTACCTTGTCCCCCTAATGATCGGTGCCAGGGATATGGCGTTTCCCCGTTTGAATGCCGTTGCCTTTTGGATGGTTCCCCTGTTTGGCATTATCCTGATGGCTAGTTTTTTCATTCCGGGTGGGCCTTCTCAATCAGGTTGGTGGGCCTATCCCCCCGTCAGTCTGCAAAATCCAACGGGAAATCTGATTAACGGACAATTTCTTTGGCTCTTAGCCGTTGCCATTTCGGGTGTGGCTTCCATTATGGGAGCGGTGAATTTTGTGACTACCATTGCTCGAATGCGTGCGCCAGGAATGACTTGGTTTCGGATGCCCGCCTTTGTCTGGACAGTGTTAGCGGCACAAATTATTCAACTCTTTGGTTTGCCTGCACTGACGGCGGGGGCGGTAATGTTGCTATCGGACCTGACCTTTGGGACAAGCTTTTTTGATCCAGCAAAGGGCGGCGATCCCGTTCTTTTTCAACACTTTTTCTGGTTCTATTCCCATCCTGCGGTTTATGTCATTATCTTACCCATTTTTGGAATTTTCTCGGAACTTTTTCCTGTTTATGCCCGAAAACCCCTATTTGGCTACAAAGTGGTCGCGGTTTCTTCTTTGATCATCACAGGTTTAAGCGCGATCGTTTGGGTACATCATATGTTTGCCAGTGGTACACCGAGTTGGATGCGGATGCTCTTTATGGCGACGACGATGCTGATCTCAGTTCCCACAGGTATTAAGGTTTTTGCCTGGGTCGCAACGGTTTGGGGCGGCAAAATACGGTTAACGACTGCCATGCTGTTTGCCCTGGGCGGTTTAACGATGTTCGTTTTTGCAGGAATTACGGGGATTATGCTTGCCTCTGTTCCTGTGGATATTCATGTTAACAATACCTATTTTGTAGTTGGGCATTTTCACTATGTAATCTATGGTGCGGCGGTGATGGGAATTTACGCGGCCCTCTATCACTGGTTTCCTAAAATGACAGGACGGATGTATTCTGAAGGCTTGGGAAAACTCCATTTTGCCCTGACTTTTTTGGGAACTAATCTCTGCTTTTTTCCCATGCACCCCTTGGGTTTACAGGGAATGCCCCGTCGTGTAGCTTCCTATGATCCTGAGTTTGCTTTTTGGAATGTGCTGGCGAGTTTGGGAGGATTTTTGTTGGGTGTATCAACGATTCCTTTTATTCTGAATATGGTGAGTTCCTGGGTGCAGGGCGAAAAAGCTCCGAAAAATCCCTGGCGAGCGATCGGTTTGGAATGGCTGGTTTCTTCTCCTCCCTCCCAGGAAAATTTTGAAGAATTGCCGATAGTGATTTCTGAACCCTACGGTTACGGTAAAGATGAACCCTTAGTGTCTAATCCTGATAAATTGGAGGTCGTCCATGCAACCCCTTGA
- a CDS encoding HupE/UreJ family protein, with product MALPASAHHMMGGKVPTDFFQGFMIGIAHPLIGFDHFAFIFAVGLLAAIQQRGIFIPIAFVLASMLGAGAHLATFNLSGVELGVSASVLLFGILLTLKNRPNTATIVGLSAIAGLFHGYAYGESIFGAETTPLFAYLLGFTLIQLAVAMMVFGLSKKFLSGEAQLPIGRSAGLVLSGMGLAFLASAIANVIFPLPKG from the coding sequence ATGGCTTTGCCTGCCTCTGCACACCACATGATGGGGGGAAAGGTCCCTACTGACTTCTTTCAGGGTTTTATGATTGGCATTGCCCATCCCCTGATCGGCTTCGATCATTTTGCGTTTATTTTCGCGGTGGGATTATTAGCGGCCATACAACAACGAGGGATTTTTATTCCCATTGCCTTTGTTTTGGCCTCAATGTTGGGGGCTGGAGCGCACTTAGCAACCTTTAATTTATCAGGGGTTGAGTTAGGGGTTTCTGCCTCAGTACTGCTTTTCGGTATTTTGTTAACTCTCAAGAACCGTCCTAACACGGCTACGATTGTCGGTTTGTCAGCGATCGCCGGTCTATTTCATGGTTACGCCTATGGTGAGTCTATTTTTGGAGCAGAAACCACGCCTTTATTTGCCTATTTGCTGGGCTTTACGCTGATTCAACTAGCAGTTGCAATGATGGTATTTGGACTGAGCAAAAAATTTCTGTCAGGAGAAGCTCAACTTCCGATTGGGCGATCGGCTGGTTTAGTTCTGTCGGGTATGGGTTTGGCGTTCCTGGCCTCAGCCATTGCTAATGTTATATTTCCATTACCAAAAGGGTAA
- the grxD gene encoding Grx4 family monothiol glutaredoxin, with the protein MSPTLTNEVKERIDKLIAANKILVFMKGNKLMPQCGFSNNVVQILNALGVPYETVNVLDDPGIRQGIKEYSNWPTIPQVYLNGEFLGGSDILIELYQSGELQEMVEIALAS; encoded by the coding sequence ATGTCACCAACCCTTACAAATGAAGTAAAAGAGCGTATTGACAAACTTATTGCCGCTAATAAAATTCTTGTTTTTATGAAGGGTAACAAGTTGATGCCCCAATGCGGTTTCTCTAACAATGTTGTCCAAATTTTAAATGCCTTGGGGGTTCCCTATGAGACCGTCAATGTTCTAGATGATCCAGGGATTCGTCAAGGAATCAAGGAATACTCTAATTGGCCAACTATCCCTCAAGTCTATCTAAATGGAGAATTTCTGGGCGGTTCGGATATTTTGATTGAACTCTATCAGAGTGGAGAATTGCAAGAGATGGTCGAGATTGCCCTCGCTTCCTAG
- a CDS encoding heme-copper oxidase subunit III — protein sequence MQPLDASIDTLDTSLIVTEKSDHHEEHDHRMFGFVIFLLSESVIFFSFFAGYIVYKTTALDWLPTGVTGLEIKEPAINTVVLVSSSFVIYIAEKFLHKNNLWGFRAFWLMTIAMGSYFLYGQAVEWSGLSFGFGDGLFGGTFYLLTGFHGLHVLTGVLLQLIMLGRSFLPNNYAKGEFGVQSTSLFWHFVDVIWIILFTLIYVWQ from the coding sequence ATGCAACCCCTTGATGCTTCTATTGATACGCTTGATACTTCTTTGATCGTTACTGAAAAATCCGATCACCACGAAGAACACGACCATCGAATGTTTGGGTTTGTGATATTTTTACTGTCTGAAAGTGTTATTTTCTTTAGCTTTTTTGCGGGCTATATTGTTTACAAAACGACTGCTCTCGATTGGTTGCCGACAGGAGTAACGGGATTAGAAATTAAAGAGCCTGCCATTAATACGGTCGTCTTAGTTTCCAGTAGTTTTGTCATTTATATTGCCGAAAAATTTCTCCATAAAAATAATCTTTGGGGCTTTCGTGCCTTCTGGTTAATGACGATTGCGATGGGGAGTTATTTTCTCTACGGTCAAGCGGTGGAATGGAGTGGATTGTCCTTTGGATTTGGGGATGGGCTGTTTGGCGGAACCTTTTATTTATTAACAGGTTTTCATGGACTGCACGTTTTAACAGGCGTATTGTTGCAATTAATTATGTTAGGGCGATCGTTTCTTCCGAATAATTATGCCAAAGGTGAATTTGGAGTTCAATCAACTTCTTTGTTTTGGCATTTTGTGGATGTGATTTGGATTATTTTATTTACTTTAATTTACGTTTGGCAGTAA
- a CDS encoding cytochrome c oxidase subunit II, with protein sequence MKIRTILILVTVAIVIALVSLWMGQVAYSWFPPQASAESVLIDNLFSFLTALGTFIFLGVIGTLSYSVLFQRADKYDESDGPPIEGNVKLEIIWTAIPFALVIWIAVYSYQIYDQMSVLGPMEHVHMMASAQAAPLENDETTENIEVFSRQWSWEFRYGDVTSTELHLPNNQRIKLALHSSDVIHGFFIPAFRLKQDIIPGQVIDFEFTPIREGKYRLRDSQYSGTYFAAMQTDVVVESPEAYQKWLKDSESQKPTTAYNRAFTEYSQRKGDRWKIVEPASPPVVNYSNS encoded by the coding sequence ATGAAAATTCGGACAATTTTAATTTTAGTGACAGTTGCGATCGTGATCGCCCTGGTGAGTTTGTGGATGGGACAGGTTGCCTATAGTTGGTTCCCTCCCCAAGCCTCGGCTGAATCGGTCTTGATCGATAATTTATTTAGCTTTTTGACCGCCTTAGGAACCTTTATCTTTCTAGGGGTCATTGGAACCTTAAGTTATTCGGTGTTATTTCAACGTGCTGATAAATACGATGAAAGTGATGGCCCGCCCATTGAGGGCAATGTCAAATTAGAAATTATCTGGACAGCTATTCCCTTTGCCTTAGTGATTTGGATTGCGGTTTACAGTTACCAAATTTATGATCAAATGTCGGTTTTAGGCCCGATGGAACACGTCCACATGATGGCTTCTGCCCAAGCCGCACCGCTCGAAAATGACGAAACGACTGAAAACATCGAAGTTTTTTCCCGTCAGTGGTCTTGGGAATTTCGTTACGGTGATGTGACGAGTACGGAACTCCATTTACCCAATAATCAACGGATCAAACTGGCTTTACACTCGTCGGATGTCATTCATGGCTTTTTTATCCCCGCTTTTCGTCTCAAACAAGACATTATTCCTGGTCAAGTGATTGATTTTGAATTTACCCCCATTCGGGAAGGAAAATATCGTCTTAGGGATTCCCAATATAGTGGGACTTATTTTGCCGCCATGCAAACCGATGTGGTCGTTGAATCTCCCGAAGCCTATCAAAAATGGTTAAAAGATTCAGAAAGCCAAAAGCCAACTACGGCCTATAATCGTGCCTTTACTGAATATTCCCAACGAAAAGGCGATCGCTGGAAAATTGTTGAGCCAGCCTCTCCCCCAGTGGTTAATTATTCAAATTCTTAA
- the menA gene encoding 2-carboxy-1,4-naphthoquinone phytyltransferase has product MISTSSPAPSQKKLWMAAIKPPMYSVAVIPIAVGTAFAYNQSHQFQGQIFSIFLFSAIAIIAWLNLSNDVFDADTGIDQNKAHSVVNLTGNKSLIFVLSNLFLLAGLLGIVAISWLQQDSTVILLILLDCLLGYSYQGPPFRLGYQGLGEVICFITFGPMAIAAVDYSQNQAFHWTSLTVATLVGISTSIILFCSHFHQVADDLAAGKRSPIVRLGTARGSQILTISTISFYLLAIGFILTGLAPWQTGLVFISLPLAWQLVRHVQQYHDQPNLVNNCKFLAVNFHFVSGMLLALGYLLAGLPNA; this is encoded by the coding sequence ATGATCTCTACCAGTTCCCCTGCTCCCAGTCAAAAAAAGTTATGGATGGCAGCGATTAAGCCTCCGATGTATAGTGTTGCTGTAATTCCGATCGCGGTGGGAACAGCCTTTGCCTATAATCAATCCCATCAGTTTCAGGGCCAGATTTTTAGTATTTTTCTTTTTTCCGCGATCGCCATTATCGCCTGGCTAAATCTGAGCAATGATGTTTTTGATGCAGATACGGGAATTGATCAAAATAAGGCCCATTCGGTGGTGAATTTAACCGGCAATAAATCGCTGATTTTTGTCTTAAGTAATCTTTTTTTGCTGGCAGGACTGCTGGGAATTGTGGCCATCAGTTGGCTACAACAGGACAGTACAGTAATTCTGCTCATCTTGCTGGACTGTCTCTTGGGTTATAGCTATCAAGGGCCACCCTTCCGGCTGGGCTATCAAGGCTTAGGAGAAGTAATCTGTTTTATCACCTTTGGCCCGATGGCGATCGCCGCCGTTGACTATTCCCAAAACCAGGCGTTTCACTGGACAAGTTTAACAGTTGCTACCCTAGTGGGTATCAGTACTTCGATCATTCTTTTTTGTTCTCATTTTCACCAAGTTGCCGATGATCTGGCCGCTGGTAAGCGATCGCCGATTGTGCGTTTAGGGACGGCCAGAGGTTCCCAGATTTTAACGATCAGCACGATTAGTTTCTATCTTTTGGCGATCGGATTTATCTTGACGGGCTTAGCACCCTGGCAGACGGGACTGGTTTTCATCAGCTTACCCCTAGCTTGGCAATTGGTTCGTCATGTTCAGCAATATCATGATCAGCCCAATTTAGTGAATAACTGCAAATTTCTAGCGGTGAATTTTCACTTTGTCAGTGGTATGCTTTTAGCCCTAGGTTATCTACTGGCTGGATTACCGAATGCCTAA
- a CDS encoding lipid-A-disaccharide synthase — protein sequence MTTWVRPVLKALRQLWGEDRETVRISVVLSPCPHAMGKEADLARTYGEVDRVQASEDFWNFLLWGKTAENWDWRSRGVVLFLGGDQFYALALGKRLGYRTVIYAEWEARWYRWIDAFGVRSESVRQKIPFRYRSKAIVTGDLMADVQFSLLPSTATKPIIGIMPGSKASKLTQGVPFCLAIAEAIHRHRPEVLFEIAVAPTLDLPTLAQYADPHQNAMVAKMGKVAAQLCVNASGENQTPTLETSGNLSIGLITEFPAHHRLSQWHFALTTVGANTAELGALTVPMIVLLPTQQLEAMQSWDGLPGMLARLPLLGKLLARLINYLIISQNRLYAWPNIWAGKAIIPELIGQLDPEQVAQLAISWLDQPEILARIKTDLSQVRGQPGAATAIAQLVVQQLTSP from the coding sequence ATGACTACCTGGGTACGTCCGGTGCTTAAAGCCTTGCGACAATTATGGGGGGAAGATCGAGAAACGGTCAGAATATCGGTTGTTTTATCCCCCTGTCCTCACGCCATGGGCAAAGAAGCAGATTTGGCTCGCACCTATGGTGAAGTGGATCGGGTTCAGGCCAGTGAAGATTTTTGGAACTTTTTGCTCTGGGGCAAAACAGCAGAAAATTGGGATTGGCGATCGCGGGGAGTGGTTTTATTTTTGGGGGGTGATCAATTTTATGCCCTGGCTCTCGGTAAACGACTTGGCTACCGTACCGTTATTTATGCGGAATGGGAAGCCCGTTGGTATCGCTGGATAGATGCTTTTGGGGTAAGGTCGGAAAGCGTTAGACAAAAAATTCCTTTCCGCTATCGTTCTAAAGCAATCGTCACGGGAGATTTGATGGCCGATGTTCAGTTCTCTTTACTGCCATCAACGGCGACAAAACCGATTATTGGCATCATGCCAGGTTCAAAGGCCAGTAAACTCACCCAGGGAGTTCCCTTTTGTTTAGCGATCGCCGAAGCCATCCACCGCCACCGCCCGGAAGTATTATTTGAAATTGCCGTTGCTCCCACCCTGGATCTGCCCACTTTAGCTCAATATGCCGATCCCCATCAGAATGCAATGGTGGCAAAAATGGGAAAGGTCGCAGCCCAATTGTGTGTGAACGCTTCAGGAGAAAATCAAACTCCCACCCTAGAAACCTCTGGTAATCTCAGTATTGGCCTTATTACCGAATTTCCCGCCCATCATCGCCTCAGTCAATGGCATTTTGCCCTGACCACTGTCGGAGCCAATACTGCCGAGTTAGGAGCCTTAACGGTTCCGATGATTGTTTTACTGCCGACTCAACAATTAGAAGCGATGCAAAGTTGGGACGGCTTGCCTGGGATGTTAGCGCGTTTACCGCTCCTGGGCAAACTCCTAGCCCGTTTGATCAATTACCTAATTATTTCTCAAAACCGTCTTTATGCCTGGCCTAATATCTGGGCCGGAAAAGCCATTATTCCTGAATTAATCGGCCAGCTTGATCCTGAACAGGTCGCTCAATTAGCCATTAGTTGGCTAGATCAGCCCGAAATTTTAGCGAGAATTAAAACCGATTTAAGTCAAGTTCGAGGCCAACCAGGCGCAGCAACGGCGATCGCTCAATTGGTCGTTCAGCAACTAACCAGTCCTTAA
- a CDS encoding DUF2231 domain-containing protein, whose amino-acid sequence MSPDLIEQLSGQLGPNGLPYVVPIHPNLVHLTLGLFIVAIAFDIVGVFFPLEKPVFKFLAIPATRSNFFDVGWYNMLASAVITFFTVGFGFYEILLASPDSNVKSAWGLEAMETMIWHGVGGVLLLALIVGMTIWRGFQRFLWRKDMARQVDWGYLAAGLGIFAIMFVHGTLGAQLASEFGVHITADRLLRMGKDLNALKQ is encoded by the coding sequence GTGAGTCCTGATTTGATTGAACAGTTGTCTGGCCAACTTGGCCCCAATGGTTTACCCTATGTTGTCCCGATTCATCCCAACTTAGTTCATCTCACCCTGGGTTTATTTATTGTCGCGATCGCGTTTGACATTGTGGGAGTCTTTTTTCCGTTAGAAAAACCTGTGTTCAAATTTTTGGCCATTCCTGCCACGCGGTCAAACTTTTTTGATGTGGGTTGGTACAATATGCTGGCTTCTGCCGTGATTACTTTTTTTACGGTAGGCTTCGGGTTTTATGAAATTTTGTTAGCCTCTCCCGATAGCAATGTGAAAAGTGCCTGGGGTCTAGAGGCAATGGAAACGATGATCTGGCATGGCGTGGGGGGTGTTCTACTCCTGGCACTGATTGTGGGAATGACTATCTGGCGGGGATTTCAACGGTTTCTCTGGCGCAAAGATATGGCCCGACAAGTCGATTGGGGCTATCTAGCGGCAGGATTGGGCATTTTTGCCATCATGTTTGTGCATGGAACTTTAGGGGCGCAACTCGCTTCGGAATTTGGGGTTCACATCACCGCCGATCGCCTCTTGAGAATGGGCAAAGATCTGAACGCCTTGAAGCAATAG
- a CDS encoding DUF2231 domain-containing protein, with amino-acid sequence MFENLLPPLNDHNLPYPDTIHPIVVHFVIAMVLFAVLCDAIAYFSRNHRLYEVSWWNYFFATISIFIAIIFGQVEAGLASPYADVEKTLNLHSLIGWSLSGVLAAITGWRYVIRVRNPKELPVSFLGVGFFLTGLVILQVYLGDLLVWVYGLHTVPVVEAIKEGGLL; translated from the coding sequence ATGTTTGAGAATCTTCTTCCGCCCCTGAATGACCATAATTTACCCTATCCCGATACGATTCATCCGATTGTGGTACATTTTGTGATCGCAATGGTTTTATTTGCCGTTTTATGTGATGCGATCGCCTATTTCAGCCGTAATCATCGTTTATACGAAGTAAGCTGGTGGAATTATTTTTTTGCCACTATTTCTATTTTTATCGCCATTATTTTTGGGCAAGTGGAAGCAGGATTAGCCAGTCCCTATGCTGATGTGGAAAAGACGTTGAATCTGCATTCCCTGATTGGTTGGTCATTATCGGGGGTTTTAGCGGCCATTACAGGTTGGCGTTATGTGATCCGTGTCCGTAATCCCAAAGAGCTACCCGTGTCATTCCTTGGGGTGGGATTTTTTTTAACAGGATTGGTTATTCTTCAAGTGTATCTGGGAGATTTACTGGTTTGGGTCTATGGCTTACATACCGTTCCGGTGGTAGAAGCCATTAAAGAAGGGGGTTTGCTGTGA
- a CDS encoding BolA/IbaG family iron-sulfur metabolism protein, with translation MVMLTQVKDTIKSQLPDAEVIVRDLTGGGDHLEAVVVSAEFLGKSRVKQHQMVYDALKTEMATEAIHALALKTFTPEAWAKVGQTL, from the coding sequence ATGGTTATGCTTACTCAAGTCAAAGATACGATTAAATCCCAACTACCGGATGCAGAAGTCATCGTTCGAGACCTGACCGGCGGTGGCGATCATTTGGAGGCAGTTGTTGTGTCTGCGGAGTTTTTGGGCAAAAGCCGAGTTAAACAACACCAAATGGTTTACGATGCCCTCAAAACTGAAATGGCCACTGAAGCGATCCACGCCCTAGCCCTCAAAACCTTTACGCCAGAAGCTTGGGCTAAAGTTGGTCAAACTCTCTAG
- a CDS encoding isochorismate synthase — protein MSVAVPVIPPLPNLLDDEQELYQFLLACQEKLRGNQGKIFNFSQSIPFADPLSVLAAIQPQDCIHFYGENRHKEEAILGYGVTNSFELSDGSRFRQSQTFLQACFQQIVTIPGKNGLTLPPQIFCGFTFFETSHPQSPFPTAFLFLPQLQLLKKRNQCFLSCNIALDKTVNIRFLVKQIYRQLQWLKNPTESLYFSEISPLINPLLQPIPVNSALNIQTSIQTILKSIQNHHFSKVVLAQAMDVWGQQNFQVDQCLQRLRHSYQDCYLFSIGNGRGSCFIGASPERLLSIHKDQLVTDALAGSAPRGLTPQEDAQFAHQLLQSNKERREHQAVIEFIVQRLTELGLTPQRSPLKLLKLSNIQHLWTPIHAQLKPSLHPLDILAKLHPTPAVAGVPTQIACQMIQAHENFDRSLYAAPLGWVDAQGNSEFIVGIRSALIHQNQARLFAGAGIVAGSEASKELAEINLKLQTLLKALV, from the coding sequence ATGTCTGTTGCCGTTCCAGTCATCCCCCCACTGCCAAATCTCCTTGATGATGAACAGGAACTTTATCAGTTTTTGTTAGCTTGTCAAGAAAAATTACGAGGGAATCAAGGCAAGATTTTTAATTTTTCCCAATCTATTCCCTTTGCAGATCCCCTTAGTGTTTTAGCTGCGATCCAACCCCAGGATTGCATCCATTTCTATGGGGAAAATCGGCACAAAGAAGAAGCCATTTTAGGTTATGGTGTAACCAATTCATTTGAGTTATCAGACGGTTCTCGATTTCGTCAATCCCAAACGTTTTTACAAGCTTGTTTTCAACAGATCGTAACAATTCCAGGCAAAAATGGTTTAACGCTCCCCCCTCAGATTTTTTGCGGCTTTACTTTTTTTGAAACTAGTCATCCTCAATCCCCTTTTCCTACGGCATTTTTATTTTTACCCCAACTGCAATTGTTAAAGAAACGCAATCAATGTTTTTTAAGTTGTAATATTGCTCTCGATAAGACCGTTAATATTCGATTTTTAGTTAAGCAAATTTATCGTCAACTACAGTGGTTAAAAAATCCGACTGAAAGCTTATATTTTAGTGAAATTTCTCCTCTCATTAATCCTCTACTCCAGCCGATTCCTGTTAATTCAGCCTTAAATATCCAAACCTCTATCCAGACCATTCTAAAATCAATTCAAAATCATCACTTTAGTAAAGTTGTCCTTGCTCAGGCCATGGATGTTTGGGGGCAACAAAACTTTCAAGTGGATCAATGCCTACAGCGTTTACGTCATAGTTATCAAGATTGTTATCTTTTTTCGATTGGCAATGGTCGGGGTAGTTGTTTTATCGGGGCCAGCCCTGAACGATTACTCAGTATTCACAAGGATCAACTGGTGACAGATGCTCTGGCAGGTTCGGCTCCTAGAGGATTAACGCCCCAGGAAGATGCTCAATTTGCTCACCAATTACTGCAAAGCAACAAAGAACGCCGTGAACATCAAGCGGTCATTGAATTTATTGTCCAACGTTTAACAGAATTGGGACTCACTCCCCAGCGATCGCCGCTTAAACTGCTCAAATTATCTAACATTCAACATCTCTGGACACCCATCCATGCTCAACTCAAACCCTCTCTTCATCCCCTGGATATTTTAGCCAAATTACATCCTACTCCTGCTGTGGCAGGGGTTCCCACTCAAATTGCCTGTCAGATGATCCAAGCCCATGAAAACTTTGATCGTTCTCTCTATGCGGCTCCCCTGGGTTGGGTTGATGCTCAAGGCAACAGTGAATTTATTGTTGGTATTCGTTCGGCCTTAATTCACCAAAATCAAGCGCGTCTTTTTGCAGGGGCTGGGATTGTGGCTGGTTCAGAAGCTTCTAAGGAATTAGCAGAAATTAATTTGAAACTGCAAACGCTTTTAAAGGCATTAGTTTAG
- a CDS encoding GIY-YIG nuclease family protein yields MAKQLKLFDAPSPYRVARPESLPMSREQLIRWKDSIFAYQQTVKVTPPPQQTSLFELANTTWHQPDEIDPFALPSHSSLFWRQASFAEPLDSSNQGCLYFILDRSIPLLLYVGETKLTPNQRWQGTHDCKDYILQYIELHRRYQLVVEVVSAFWPHIPPQKKILQQWERHLIFKWRSPFNKECWQWWGKPFGS; encoded by the coding sequence ATGGCCAAACAATTAAAACTTTTTGATGCCCCCTCTCCCTACCGAGTTGCTCGTCCTGAGTCCTTACCCATGAGTCGAGAACAGTTGATACGCTGGAAGGATAGTATTTTTGCCTATCAACAAACCGTTAAAGTGACCCCTCCGCCTCAACAAACCTCGCTCTTTGAATTAGCGAACACCACCTGGCATCAGCCCGACGAAATTGATCCCTTTGCCTTGCCGTCCCACTCCTCTCTCTTTTGGCGGCAGGCTAGTTTTGCGGAACCTTTAGACAGTAGCAATCAAGGTTGTCTTTACTTTATTTTGGATCGCAGTATCCCCTTACTGTTATATGTAGGAGAAACAAAACTGACCCCCAATCAACGTTGGCAAGGAACCCACGACTGCAAAGATTATATTCTGCAATATATTGAGTTACATCGTCGTTATCAACTGGTGGTTGAGGTGGTTTCGGCTTTTTGGCCCCATATTCCCCCCCAGAAAAAAATTCTGCAACAATGGGAACGACATCTAATTTTCAAATGGCGATCGCCGTTTAATAAGGAATGTTGGCAATGGTGGGGCAAACCCTTCGGCTCGTAG